A portion of the Magnolia sinica isolate HGM2019 chromosome 17, MsV1, whole genome shotgun sequence genome contains these proteins:
- the LOC131231038 gene encoding pentatricopeptide repeat-containing protein At3g05340 — protein sequence MKAIWVRRLNPNPTKTLPTLKYISSTLNHVDLSTLLSICGREGHFFLGSSLHAFILKNPISSSFQNQTNQHDHLVVWNSLISMYSKCGDLSYARKVFDEMPLKDTVSWNSMISGSLSAGKFEAGFALFRRMRCSENFLFDRATLTSVLSACNGPQFLYVIMMMHSLVFINGFEREISVGNALVTGYFRCGCLGTARRVFDEMPERNIVTWTAVISGHAQGQLFKESLALFFEMRHWMMDANSLTYSSALVACSGLQALREGRLIHGLVLKSGFESDSCLESALMDMYSKCSNVEDACTIFKSSRELDGVAMTIMLVGLAQNGLEEDAVELFVLIMKARFEIDANMVSAVLGVFGVITSLALGKQLHSLVIKKRFGCNPFVANGLINMYSKCGEFRESLKVFNQMACRNSVSWNSMIAGFARHGHGLEVLRLYEEMKLEGVEPTDVTFLSLLHACSHVGSIERGMQLLESMSKVHGVRPRMEHYACVVDMLARAGYLEEARGFIERLPVEPGVSVWQALLGACSIYGNSEIGRYASDRLIQLAPQCSAAYVLMANIYSSEGRWAERARVIKKMKENGVKKETGMSWVEVEKRVHSFVVEDTSHPQIDLIYEVLDGLIAVMRDEGYVPDRRFVLYDLDVR from the coding sequence ATGAAAGCGATATGGGTAAGAAGGCTGAACCCCAATCCCACAAAGACCCTTCCAACCTTGAAATATATCAGTTCTACCCTCAACCATGTCGACCTCAGCACCCTTCTTTCCATCTGCGGAAGGGAAGGGCATTTCTTTCTTGGTTCTTCCCTGCATGCCTTCATCCTCAAAAATCCGATTTCTTCCAGCTTCCAAAAccaaaccaatcaacatgatcatcTCGTCGTTTGGAATTCTCTGATATCTATGTACTCCAAATGCGGAGACTTATCATATGcaaggaaggtgtttgatgaaatgcctttgAAAGATACTGTCTCTTGGAATTCGATGATTTCGGGTTCCTTGTCCGCTGGAAAATTCGAGGCGGGTTTTGCGCTTTTCAGACGAATGCGTTGTTCGGAAAATTTTCTATTTGATCGTGCAACGCTAACCAGCGTTTTATCGGCTTGTAATGGACCGCAGTTCCTTTATGTGATTATGATGATGCATTCGTTGGTGTTTATAAATGGATTTGAGCGGGAAATTTCTGTAGGAAATGCTTTGGTCACTGGATACTTCCGATGTGGGTGCCTTGGCACTGCGAgaagagtatttgatgaaatgcctgaaagaAATATTGTTACCTGGACTGCCGTAATTTCAGGTCATGCGCAAGGTCAACTTTTCAAGGAGAGTCTGGCTTTGTTTTTTGAAATGCGTCATTGGATGATGGATGCTAATTCATTGACGTACTCTAGCGCGCTTGTGGCTTGTTCTGGTTTGCAAGCTCTTAGAGAAGGTAGACTGATTCATGGGCTAGTTTTGAAGTCTGGGTTTGAATCAGATTCATGTCTAGAAAGTGCTTTAATGGACATGTATTCAAAGTGTAGTAACGTTGAAGATGCGTGCACGATTTTTAAGTCCTCCAGGGAACTGGACGGGGTTGCAATGACCATCATGCTTGTGGGTTTGGCACAAAATGGATTGGAAGAAGATGCTGTTGAGCTTTTTGTGTTGATAATGAAGGCGCGATTTGAGATTGATGCGAACATGGTTTCTGCTGTTCTTGGGGTGTTTGGTGTTATTACGTCATTGGCTCTTGGGAAGCAACTACACTCTTTGGTGATCAAGAAGCGGTTTGGTTGTAATCCATTTGTGGCCAATGGGCTTATAAACATGTATTCGAAGTGTGGCGAATTCAGGGAATCTCTTAAAGTCTTCAATCAGATGGCTTGTAGGAATTCAGTTTCATGGAACTCTATGATTGCTGGCTTTGCTCGTCATGGACATGGGTTGGAAGTGCTTCGATTGTATGAAGAAATGAAATTAGAAGGCGTGGAGCCCACTGATGTGACATTCCTATCGTTGCTACATGCTTGTAGTCATGTCGGCTCAATCGAAAGGGGCATGCAGCTGCTGGAGTCCATGTCCAAGGTTCATGGGGTTCGTCCTAGGATGGAGCATTATGCTTGTGTGGTCGACATGTTGGCCCGAGCAGGGTATTTGGAAGAAGCAAGAGGCTTCATAGAGAGGTTGCCGGTGGAGCCTGGTGTTTCTGTCTGGCAGGCGCTGCTTGGTGCTTGTAGCATTTATGGGAATTCTGAAATTGGGAGATATGCTTCTGATCGCTTGATTCAACTAGCACCCCAGTGCTCTGCAGCTTACGTTTTGATGGCCAATATATATTCTTCTGAAGGGAGATGGGCAGAGAGAGCTAGAGTTATCAAGAAAATGAAGGAGAATGGGGTGAAGAAGGAAACAGGAATGAGTTGGGTTGAGGTTGAGAAGAGGGTGCACAGCTTTGTTGTGGAGGATACATCTCATCCACAAATTGATTTGATTTATGAGGTGTTGGATGGGTTGATTGCGGTTATGAGAGATGAAGGGTATGTGCCTGATAGGAGGTTTGTGCTCTATGATTTGGATGTAAGATAG
- the LOC131230803 gene encoding methyl-CpG-binding domain-containing protein 4-like, which translates to MKKSAKAHQTSQNTVVGAYAVQCGECFKWRLIPSQERYEEIRATFIEDPFFCDMKEGISCDDPADVEYDTSRIWIIDKPNIPKPPDGFERGLTLRKDNSRMDAHYATPIGKKVRAPAEVEKFLAMHPQYKKANVSVSSFNFTVPKIMEDTLPRKTGGKDSASASKKMKA; encoded by the exons ATGAAGAAATCTGCG AAAGCCCATCAAACCTCCCAGAACACAGTGGTTGGTGCATATGCTGTGCAGTGCGGTGAATGCTTCAAATGGAGGTTGATTCCGTCACAAGAAAGATATGAAGAGATCAGGGCTACCTTCATAGAGGATCCGTTTTTCTGCGACATGAAGGAAGGCATTTCATGTGATGATCCCGCTGATGTAGAATATGATACCAGTCGAATATGGATTATCGACAAGCCAAATATTCCTAAGCCTCCAGATGGCTTTGAGAGGGGGTTGACGCTGAGAAAGGATAATTCGAGAATGGATGCGCACTATGCTACACCTATAGGGAAGAAGGTAAGAGCCCCTGCAGAGGTAGAGAAGTTTCTGGCAATGCATCCACAATACAAGAAAGCTAACGTCTCTGTTTCAAGCTTCAACTTCACAGTTCCGAAGATAATGGAGGACACACTTCCTAGGAAGACGGGGGGAAAAGATTCAGCCAGTGCAAGTAAGAAGATGAAAGCATAG